A window of the Deltaproteobacteria bacterium genome harbors these coding sequences:
- a CDS encoding putative toxin-antitoxin system toxin component, PIN family produces MKIRVVIDTNVFISALLFEGVVAQLVPLWKQKSFQYLLSKSVMSEYLRVLSYPKFKLTEAEIKYLLEEELLPFVEIVQERKTKVPSLEDPDDEKFLQLAMLGKAQYLVSGDSVLLKLKNFKQCQILNPIQFLKLVSPSG; encoded by the coding sequence ATGAAAATTCGCGTGGTTATTGACACAAATGTTTTCATATCGGCTCTTTTATTCGAAGGCGTTGTTGCTCAACTGGTCCCTTTATGGAAACAAAAATCTTTTCAATATCTTCTGTCAAAATCAGTCATGAGCGAATACTTAAGAGTACTTTCTTACCCTAAGTTTAAATTAACAGAAGCAGAAATAAAATATCTTTTGGAAGAAGAATTGCTCCCCTTTGTAGAAATAGTTCAAGAAAGAAAAACAAAGGTCCCCTCGTTAGAAGATCCTGACGACGAAAAATTTCTCCAACTGGCCATGCTTGGCAAAGCCCAATATTTGGTTAGCGGAGATAGCGTGTTATTAAAATTAAAAAATTTTAAACAATGCCAAATCTTAAATCCTATTCAATTTTTGAAATTAGTGAGCCCTTCCGGCTGA
- a CDS encoding AbrB/MazE/SpoVT family DNA-binding domain-containing protein, with the protein MLAKRTYKNQITIPKEVIDKVGDTHYFDVSYQDGAICLRPVEIKNSHEHLKTIRQKIKSLGLREEEIPKIIRQVRSKAFS; encoded by the coding sequence ATGCTGGCAAAACGCACCTATAAAAATCAGATCACCATTCCAAAGGAAGTTATTGATAAGGTGGGGGACACTCATTACTTTGATGTTTCCTATCAAGATGGGGCTATTTGTCTTAGACCTGTTGAAATTAAAAATTCCCATGAACATCTAAAAACAATTAGGCAAAAGATAAAATCATTAGGGCTGCGTGAAGAAGAAATTCCCAAAATTATTCGGCAAGTGCGATCGAAAGCATTTTCATGA
- a CDS encoding nucleotidyltransferase family protein, with product MDALILVGGKGTRLKDIFSDLPKPMVPVSGKPFLEWLLISLKSKGILNVVLATSYLSHIIEGYFKNGASWGMKIAYSHEIAPLGTGGAVRLALNKMNTDNFLVLNGDSFCPWDFNLMKDFHTKKKAAATLWLSQVDDGSRFGQVNLEENGEISGFQEKNSKKATGLISAGIYIIQRKAIEAFPPQKEFSIEKDFFIHLIGKELYGIVGTGPFLDIGTPESYALASQYLQNEFNKLTVP from the coding sequence TTGGATGCTTTGATTCTTGTAGGCGGAAAAGGCACTCGGCTTAAAGATATTTTCAGCGATTTACCTAAACCCATGGTGCCGGTGTCGGGCAAGCCCTTCTTGGAATGGCTTTTAATATCTCTAAAATCAAAAGGAATTTTGAATGTCGTTTTAGCAACGAGTTATTTAAGCCATATTATAGAAGGGTATTTTAAAAACGGCGCTTCATGGGGCATGAAGATTGCTTATTCTCATGAGATTGCGCCCTTGGGCACAGGCGGCGCGGTTCGTTTAGCTTTAAATAAAATGAATACCGATAACTTCCTGGTGTTGAATGGAGATTCTTTTTGCCCCTGGGATTTTAATTTAATGAAAGATTTTCACACTAAAAAGAAGGCTGCGGCCACTTTATGGTTAAGCCAAGTTGATGATGGCTCGCGTTTTGGGCAAGTTAATCTGGAAGAAAACGGGGAAATTAGTGGGTTCCAAGAAAAAAACAGCAAAAAAGCAACTGGCTTAATTAGTGCAGGGATTTATATCATTCAACGAAAAGCGATCGAAGCCTTCCCTCCCCAAAAAGAATTCTCTATTGAAAAAGATTTTTTCATCCACTTAATCGGAAAAGAATTATACGGCATTGTTGGAACCGGCCCATTTTTAGACATAGGCACGCCCGAATCTTACGCTCTAGCATCACAATATTTGCAGAATGAGTTCAATAAATTAACTGTTCCCTAA
- a CDS encoding SIS domain-containing protein, which yields MIQEKILKSLENLKNLLSDDHCLSNIQKAADWVISSLKSGNKLIVCGNGGSAADAQHLAAEFLCRFYKDRKALAAIALTTDTSTLTAIANDYAFEDVFSRQLEGIGKKNDILIGISTSGSSKNVLKAFQAAAKMAIRTILLTGSVERDIAKISDLVIKAPSDDTPRIQEMHLLIEHILSELVEKSFLNVE from the coding sequence ATGATACAAGAAAAAATTCTAAAATCGTTAGAAAATTTAAAGAACTTATTGTCCGACGACCACTGCCTAAGTAATATTCAAAAAGCAGCCGATTGGGTCATTAGCAGCCTTAAGTCCGGTAATAAACTCATCGTTTGTGGCAATGGGGGCAGCGCAGCAGATGCCCAGCACCTGGCTGCGGAATTTCTGTGTCGTTTCTACAAAGACAGAAAAGCTTTAGCTGCTATCGCCCTCACAACCGACACTTCAACTTTGACCGCAATTGCCAATGATTATGCTTTCGAAGATGTCTTCAGCAGACAATTGGAAGGGATCGGCAAAAAAAACGACATTCTTATAGGAATCAGCACCAGCGGTTCATCAAAAAACGTTTTAAAAGCATTTCAAGCGGCTGCTAAAATGGCCATCCGCACCATTTTATTAACCGGCTCAGTTGAACGAGATATTGCCAAAATAAGTGACCTGGTTATTAAGGCCCCCTCTGATGACACCCCTAGGATCCAAGAAATGCATCTTTTGATCGAACATATCCTTTCTGAATTAGTAGAAAAATCTTTTTTGAACGTTGAATAG
- a CDS encoding putative toxin-antitoxin system toxin component, PIN family: protein MKIRVVIDTNVFISALLFEGIVAQLVPLWKQKSFQYLLSKSVMSEYLRVLSYPKFKLTEAEIKYLLEEELLPFVEIVEERKVKVPSLEDPDDEKFLQLATLGKAQYLVSGDNVLLKLRNFKQCQILNPIQFLKLMNPSQNLL, encoded by the coding sequence ATGAAAATTCGTGTGGTTATTGACACAAATGTTTTCATATCGGCTCTTTTATTCGAAGGCATTGTTGCCCAACTAGTCCCTTTATGGAAACAAAAATCTTTTCAATATCTTTTGTCAAAATCGGTCATGAGCGAATATTTAAGAGTACTTTCTTACCCTAAGTTTAAATTAACAGAAGCAGAAATAAAATATCTTTTGGAAGAAGAATTGCTCCCCTTTGTAGAAATAGTTGAAGAAAGAAAAGTAAAGGTTCCCTCGTTGGAAGATCCTGACGATGAAAAATTTCTCCAACTGGCCACGCTGGGTAAAGCCCAATATTTGGTTAGCGGAGATAATGTGTTATTAAAATTAAGAAATTTTAAACAATGCCAAATCTTAAATCCTATCCAATTTTTAAAATTAATGAACCCCTCGCAAAATCTGCTGTAA